DNA from Synechococcus sp. CBW1108:
TGACATCAGCCACGGCCCGGTCCCAGAGCCGGCAGGTGTCGGGACTGATCTCATCCGCCACCACCAGCTCACCGTAGGCAGTAAAGCCCAGCTCGATCTTAAAATCCACCAGCTGTAGGCCGATTGAGCTGAACAGGGCTATCAGTTCCCGGTTCACCTGGCGAGCCAACTCTTCGAGGCGGCGCCTTTGATCGGCATTCACCAGCCCAAGCAGCTCCAGCCGCGCTTCGGTGAGCAGGGGATCGCCATAGGCATCATCCTTGTAATAGAGATCCAGCAAGGCGGGCTCCAGACAGGTGCCCAGCTCGATCGGCATCTGCTTGCAAAGGGATCCGGCGGCCACATTGCGGATCACCACTTCAACTGGAATCACCCGCACCGGACGCACGAGCATCCAGCGGGTGTCCCCCACGCCCAGATAGTGGGTGGGAACCCCACGGGCGGCGAGGTACTCAAACAGTCGGGCCGAGATCTGGCAGTTGAGCTCCCCCTTGCCCGCCAGTTCGGCCTTTTTGAGGGCGTTGAAGGCCGTGGCGTCATCCTTGAACTCAACCGCCACCAGGTCGGGGCGATCGGTGGCATAGACCCGCTTGGCCTTGCCTTCGTATAGAAGCGAACCGAGGCAGTAGGCCGTCATGGCTGGGGATCGGAGAACGATTGGGGGGCATGGCCGCCAGGGGAGCGCGGCGAGCGCAATTGCCGCTCCAACTCGGCCTGACGGGACTGGGCCGTACGACCCAGCAGCCATTCTGCGTAGGCATCGTCGATGCCACGGCTGAGCCGCAGCCGCCGCTCCGCCGCCCGCTCGGTCCGCTCCGGGGTGCCCTGGCCCAGGGCCAGCTGCTGATCGAGAATCTGGCCCACCAGGCCCCAGGCCCCGGCGGTGGCTGCCTGCTCCAGGGCGAGTTCCAGCAGCCGATCCTGTTCAACGGCTGGGAGCCCATCGAACAACGCCACCGCCTGGGCAAGGCGCGCCGCATTGACGGCCCCCGGCTGGGTTCCACTCAGCAACACCTGGGCGGCCCGCTGCCGCTGGCCCAGGCTTTCCAGGTGGCCCGCCAGCAGATCCAGGGCCGAGCGCGTCACCGCGGTGCCGTCCTGCCGCCGGCTCACCGGCAGCTCAAGTGCCTCCAGCTGGGCCAGGTTCCCAGCCGCGAGTCGCCGCAGGGCATTGGCCGCCACCTGGTGGTTCAGGCCGGCCTGGGCAGCCCGCCACTGCATCACCAGCCACTGGATCCGCTCGGCACCGGCTGCTGGGCTGATCCGGGCGAGCACCTGCAGGGCCCCATCCGGGGCCTCGCAGCGCAGCAGAACCTCTGCATTGGCAAACACCACAGCCAGGGGCTGGGGGGCGGGATGGAGGCCGAGCAACCGCTGTTGCAGCAAGCGCAGGCGGGGCCCATCTCCCTGCTCGACGGCCGTGGCGCAGGCCCCGTCAAAATCACTGAGGTTCCCACTGGCCAGCAGGGTCTTAAGGGCAGGATCAAGCTCCACTGGCTTGACAGCCGCCCCACTGGGGGCGGACCCAACCAGGACCAGGGCCAGCGAGACCGAAACCGAGGCCAGAGCCGCCAGCAGCGCCCGGGCGCGGGGGGAGAATGGCGCTGGGCTTGCCGGCATCTGCTGGGGCTGGGCCCACGGACCCATCAGGCAAGGTCCAACCTAGAAGAGCTTCTGCGTCAATCCACCCCCATTCCGGAACGTCCAGGCCCCATGGCTCCAGCTCCCAGCCCCTCTCCCTGCCCAGCTCCCACCAGGATCCTGGTGGTCGGCTCTGGCGGGCGCGAAAATTCCCTGGGCTGGGCCCTGGCCCGCTGCCCAGGGGTGGAGGCCGTTTGGATCGCACCGGGGAATGGGGGCACTGCTGAAATTTCAGGCTGCAGCCAGCTGGAAATCGCCGAATCCGACCCTGGGAGCCTGCTCGCCGCCTGCCGTGACCACGCCGTCGAGCTGGTGGTGGTGGGCCCAGAGGCACCTCTGGCCGCCGGCCTGGCGGACCGGCTGCGCGAAGCCGGCTTCCCGGTGTTCGGGCCCGGGGCAGATGGGGCCCAGCTCGAGGCGAGCAAACAATGGGCCAAGGCCCTGATGCTGGAGGTCGGGATACCCACCGCCGGCTACTGGAGCGCGAGCAGCCGGGAGGAGGCCCTGGAGGTGCTGGAGGCCGCAGGCAGACCGCTGGTGGTGAAGGCCGATGGCCTGGCCGCTGGCAAGGGGGTGACCGTGGCTGCCAGCCTGGAAGAGGCCCGTGCGGCGATTGAGGAGATTTTTGCCGGTCGTTTCGGCGAGGGCGGCGGCGCCAGGTTGGTGCTTGAGGAACGCACCCATGGGCCCGAGGTGTCGGTGTTCGCGCTCTGTGACGGCCAGCGGCTGGTTTTGCTGCCCAGCGCCCAGGACCACAAGCGAATAGGTGAGGGCGACACCGGACCCAACACCGGCGGCATGGGCGCCTATGCACCGGCGCCGCTGCTGGATGGGGGGGGGCTGGAGCAGGTGAAGCGCCTGGTGCTCGAACCCACCGTGGCCGCCCTGCGGGCCCGGGGCATCGACTACCGCGGGGTGATCTATGCCGGCCTGATGCTCACCGAACATGGGCCCAGCGTGATCGAATTCAACTGCCGCTTCGGCGATCCGGAATGCGAGACCCTGATGCCGCTACTCGGGCCGGAACTGGCCCAGATCCTGCTGGCCTGTGCCAACGGCCAGCTCGACCAGGCTCCGCCACTCACCATCCATCCCGGCTGCAGCGCCTGTGTAATTGCCGCCGCCGCGGGCTACCCCGGCGAGATCCGCAGCGGCGATGTGGTGCGCAGTGAACTGGTTAGCAGCAACAGCCTGCAACTGTTCCACGCGGGCACCCGGCGCAGCGGCGACGGCAGCTGCCAAACCAGTGGCGGCCGGGTGCTGGCCGTGGTCGCCCAGGCCGAAAGCTTTGATGCCGCCTTCGAGCAGGCCTACGCCGGCCTGGCCCAGGTTCACTTTGAGGGCATGACCTACCGGCGGGACATCGGCCACCAGGTGCGCAGCCTATGAGCTGGCGCCAGGCCCTGAATCGCTGGTGGCAGGAGTTCAGCCTGCAGACCAAGCTGCTGGCGGTGGCGACCCTGGTGGTCAGCCTGCTGATGACGGGCATCACCTTCCTGGCCCTCAACGGCATTCAACGGGACGCCCAGCTGGGTGACACCCGCTACGCCCGTGACCTGGGCCTGCTGCTCTCCGCCAACGTGACCCCGCTGGTGGCGGAGGGCAATGACCGGGAGCTGGCGGCAGTCGCCGATCGCTTCTGGCGCTCCAGCCGCAGCCTTCGGTATGTCTTCTTTGCCGACCCTGAGGGGGTGATCTACCTGGGCATCCCCATCGGTGCCAGCTCGGGCAGCAGCGAACTGCTGCTCAGCCGCAGGCTGGAGCTGCCGGAGGATCTACGCAAGCGCCCGGACACCCCCCTGATTCGCCAGCACCTCAGCCCAGATGGCCAGGTGACTGACGTCTTCGTGCCGATGGTGAGTGAGGGGAAATATCTGGGGGTGATGGCCCTGGGCATCAACCCCAATGAGACCCTGCTGGCCAGTGCTGCCCTCACCCGGGAGGTGACCGTGGCGGTGTTCATTTCGATCTGGGTGCTGGTGATCCTGGGGGCCGTGTTCAACGCCCTCACCATCACCCGCCCGGTCAAGGAGCTGCTCCAGGGGGTGCGCTCAATCACCGGTGGCAACTTTGAAACCAGGCTTGCCCTGCCGGTGGGCGGTGAGCTTGGCGAGCTGCTCGAGGGTTTCAACGCCATGGCGGCCCAGCTGGAGGACTACA
Protein-coding regions in this window:
- the purD gene encoding phosphoribosylamine--glycine ligase, producing MAPAPSPSPCPAPTRILVVGSGGRENSLGWALARCPGVEAVWIAPGNGGTAEISGCSQLEIAESDPGSLLAACRDHAVELVVVGPEAPLAAGLADRLREAGFPVFGPGADGAQLEASKQWAKALMLEVGIPTAGYWSASSREEALEVLEAAGRPLVVKADGLAAGKGVTVAASLEEARAAIEEIFAGRFGEGGGARLVLEERTHGPEVSVFALCDGQRLVLLPSAQDHKRIGEGDTGPNTGGMGAYAPAPLLDGGGLEQVKRLVLEPTVAALRARGIDYRGVIYAGLMLTEHGPSVIEFNCRFGDPECETLMPLLGPELAQILLACANGQLDQAPPLTIHPGCSACVIAAAAGYPGEIRSGDVVRSELVSSNSLQLFHAGTRRSGDGSCQTSGGRVLAVVAQAESFDAAFEQAYAGLAQVHFEGMTYRRDIGHQVRSL
- the purC gene encoding phosphoribosylaminoimidazolesuccinocarboxamide synthase, with protein sequence MTAYCLGSLLYEGKAKRVYATDRPDLVAVEFKDDATAFNALKKAELAGKGELNCQISARLFEYLAARGVPTHYLGVGDTRWMLVRPVRVIPVEVVIRNVAAGSLCKQMPIELGTCLEPALLDLYYKDDAYGDPLLTEARLELLGLVNADQRRRLEELARQVNRELIALFSSIGLQLVDFKIELGFTAYGELVVADEISPDTCRLWDRAVADVSDRILDKDRFRQDLGGVVEAYGEVCKRVQGACPQPMVYG